In Fusarium musae strain F31 chromosome 7, whole genome shotgun sequence, a single window of DNA contains:
- a CDS encoding hypothetical protein (EggNog:ENOG41) — protein sequence MSPPGNGDNSDPKRERSRVAQREYRKRHASKFNTLKDENQRLRNALKRIEKVALKRGGKDQELEAALAEARETLGEESESRALTTSGSIDTDPISAERLSYLSGLLSSDIMIHAQSLGQNTAPPRLSLEQQLWTNTDRLARIFEAPSDAGKYLGDGLYTFAGTLYWACTRNTVSLWETYKLNMIGKPGLPAQNPMDRLFNHSKHLNDRRFLLSLALARLEYKHKGFIDLPRAGTEMVWKSVLPDLRRKMERELVEKGQGPEWWKTPGEVENHLRKYLEPAEIDELQALVEGRGSEEVLTKYKPLVEMMIAEFVCFPDGPRWNLLYVAMAVGSWRSDHPRPSELVQDLSASV from the exons ATGTCACCTCCGGGAAATGGAGATAATTCCGAT CCAAAGCGGGAGCGCAGCAGAGTTGCGCAGCGCGAGTATCGCAAAAGACATGCCTCAAAGTTCAATACTCTCAAAGATGAGAATCAGAGATTGAGAAATGCTCTGAAACGAATTGAGAAGGTCGCGCTGAAGCGTGGTGGGAAGGACCAGGAACTCGAGGCGGCGCTGGCTGAGGCGAGAGAAactcttggagaagagagcgaaAGTCGAGCCTTGACAACTTCTGGCTCGATAGATACTGACCCAATCTCTGCTGAGAGGTTGTCATATCTATCAGGGTTGTTGTCGTCGGATATCATGATACATGCTCAATCGCTGGGGCAAAACACCGCGCCTCCTCGCCTAAGTCTAGAGCAGCAACTCTGGACTAACACGGACAGATTGGCCCGTATTTTTGAAGCGCCATCAGATGCAGGCAAATATCTCGGCGACGGCCTCTACACATTTGCAGGAACATTGTACTGGGCATGTACAAGAAATACAGTATCTCTATGGGAGACGTACAAGCTCAACATGATTGGTAAACCTGGACTTCCAGCCCAAAACCCCATGGATCGGTTATTCAATCACTCAAAACACCTGAACGACCGAAGATTCCTGCTCTCACTCGCACTGGCGCGACTAGAGTACAAGCACAAAGGCTTCATCGATCTCCCACGAGCAGGAACCGAAATGGTGTGGAAGTCAGTGCTGCCCGATCTACGACGCAAAATGGAACGGGAACTAGTCGAGAAAGGACAGGGGCCCGAATGGTGGAAGACCCCAGGGGAAGTTGAGAACCATCTGCGCAAGTATCTCGAACCAGCCGAGATTGACGAGCTGCAGGCTCTCGTGGAGGGGAGAGGATCGGAGGAGGTTCTGACCAAGTACAAGCCTttggttgagatgatgattgCTGAATTTGTCTGTTTTCCGGATGGTCCGAGATGGAATCTTTTGTATGTTGCCATGGCTGTTGGGAGTTGGAGGAGTGATCATCCGAGACCTTCAGAGTTGGTGCAAGATTTGAGTGCAAGCGTTTGA
- a CDS encoding hypothetical protein (EggNog:ENOG41): protein MAPLQDNVTGDSRTTQTHSLLITMDMRSYIRNSQEDDPKKLYDLFRELSLERTIDPDKMQRHILDSIYRLVHGSNNIEDVSFSFNTTVELCRAIFEGSISDPSDLLVLDVEVYRELGQHLKAAQYLICQTTKSDLSEDIIKEAHRILTNEFNQTEGTYDTEYSGKYRTSPVQATSRPYMDPNKIPAAMDKMMASYRDDIRAAGMKGEIDPVALAAKYSHIFSSIHPFHTANGQMSRLILNAILFKWAGCLAPFGQDEEECAEYLSIIVEAMDLEISEAETSRGVSDGCRPKLYKKLASYVLKHAAAGMLLVCEPLQLDG, encoded by the coding sequence ATGGCTCCTCTGCAAGACAACGTCACAGGCGACTCAAGGACTACGCAAACACACTCTCTGTTGATCACCATGGATATGAGGTCTTACATCAGAAACTCCCAGGAAGATGACCCGAAGAAGCTATATGACCTCTTCCGCGAACTCTCACTCGAAAGAACTATTGACCCAGACAAGATGCAACGACACATCTTGGACAGCATCTATCGCCTTGTCCACGGCTCCAACAACATCGAAGATGTCAGTTTCAGCTTCAACACTACAGTCGAGCTTTGTCGAGCCATTTTTGAAGGCTCGATCAGTGACCCATCTGATCTCCTAGTTCTTGACGTGGAAGTCTATCGAGAGCTGGGCCAGCATCTCAAGGCGGCGCAATATCTTATTTGTCAAACCACCAAGAGCGATCTGTCCgaggatatcatcaaggaagCGCATCGCATCTTGACGAATGAGTTCAATCAGACTGAGGGCACATATGATACCGAGTACAGCGGCAAATATCGTACTTCTCCCGTACAAGCAACGTCCCGTCCCTACATGGACCCCAACAAAATTCCCGCTGCGATGGACAAGATGATGGCCAGCTACCGAGATGATATCCGGGCTGCTGGAATGAAAGGAGAGATCGATCCTGTGGCGCTTGCAGCAAAGTACAGCCACATATTCTCCAgtatccatccattccacACCGCCAACGGCCAGATGAGCCGCCTTATACTCAACGCCATACTCTTCAAGTGGGCGGGGTGTCTCGCTCCTTTTGgtcaggatgaggaggagtgcGCAGAGTATCTTTCAATTATTGTTGAGGCAATGGATCTGGAGATCTCTGAGGCTGAGACTAGCCGTGGAGTGTCTGACGGCTGTAGACCGAAGCTTTATAAGAAGCTGGCTTCCTATGTCTTGAAGCATGCGGCGGCGGGTATGTTGCTGGTTTGCGAACCTCTGCAATTGGATGGGTGA